Proteins co-encoded in one Salvia splendens isolate huo1 chromosome 4, SspV2, whole genome shotgun sequence genomic window:
- the LOC121798153 gene encoding exocyst complex component EXO84A-like produces MAFSSMQGSIDFDAEMTLSDKLKVFKSNNFDPQSYFHSNSGTMAEKDIRQLCMHLDRLKKASAEEMRKSVYANYASFIRTSREISDLEGELVSLKNLLSSRAKIIRGIADGVRIESLPDGTDHAREAADLEFEDTEPPKYDKWLSQFMEKIEVLLAERRIDEALAMLDEGEVLAEESRGTKSMTTKAILSLEHSIMVNRQKLADQLADATCQASTNSFELRSAVQAMKKIGDGPRAHTLLLKSHQQKLHRNMQSLQPSSTTYGPAYTTALAHLVFSTIAQASNDSLTIFDDEPAFTSELVTWAVNQTLAFAQLIKRNVVATPAASGCLRIVAECIHICLGHSLLLEDRGLALWPTVWNFFRPFLEQALTTTLKKIDLCIAALAASEDWSLCHSPIAGRSWGSASVSMVASHQKLSNTAHRFHTMIQELCEDIGSLEILHLSEQALEGVLQSFNAYVSLLVNALPSSMDTENLEGSGRRIVGVAETETQQVALLANAVLLADELLPRATIKLCSSMTGDDPQQGGSDRKNRPPEQREVKKRLQRSVEQLRDSFCRQHALELIVTEDGGVRLSAEMYTSMDESKEEPEWFPSLVYQELFAKLTRLGSIASDAFVGRERFATILLMRLTETVILWFSEDQNFWEEIEGAQRPLGPLGLQQFYLDMEFVILFASQGRYLSRNLHQVMKNVIARAIEVVQANNIDPYSFLPGDEWFAEVAQIAIKMMLGQANFDNPDCNITSPTASSVHSHGSQ; encoded by the exons ACAAGCTCAAAGTCTTCAAATCCAATAATTTCGATCCTCAATCTTACTTCCACAGCAACAGCGGCACCATGGCCGAAAAG GATATTAGGCAACTCTGCATGCACCTTGACAGATTGAAGAAGGCTTCTGCAGAAGAAATGCGGAAAAGTGTCTATGCCAATTATGCATCTTTTATAAG GACATCAAGAGAGATTTCTGATCTTGAAGGGGAGCTTGTTTCTTTGAAAAACCTCTTATCATCACGAGCAAAAATCATCCGCGGGATAGCTGATGGAGTTCGGATCGAGTCCTTGCCAGACGGAACTGATCATGCCAGAGAGGCTGCAGATTTAGAATTCGAAGACACAGAGCCTCCAAAATATGACAAGTGGTTGTCACAGTTTATGGAGAAGATTGAGGTCTTACTGGCCGAGAGAAGAATCGATGAAGCTTTGGCAATGCTAGACGAAGGCGAGGTTCTAGCCGAGGAGTCTAGGGGGACTAAATCAATGACTACCAAAGCAATACTGTCGCTAGAACACTCTATCATGGTAAACAGGCAAAAATTAGCAGATCAACTAGCTGATGCAACTTGCCAGGCTTCTACCAACAGCTTCGAGCTTCGTTCAGCAGTTCAAGCAATGAAAAAGATCGGAGATGGCCCTCGGGCGCATACGTTGCTGCTTAAGTCTCACCAGCAGAAGCTGCATAGAAATATGCAGTCCCTACAGCCATCGAGCACTACATATGGGCCAGCATACACTACTGCACTTGCACACCTAGTTTTCTCCACCATTGCTCAGGCATCAAATGATTCCTTGACTATATTTGATGATGAGCCAGCTTTTACTTCTGAGCTTGTGACCTGGGCAGTTAATCAGACACTGGCTTTTGCACAGCTCATCAAGAGGAACGTTGTGGCGACTCCAGCAGCATCAGGGTGCCTAAGGATTGTTGCTGAGTGCATTCATATATGCTTGGGGCACTCGTTGCTGCTAGAGGATCGCGGATTGGCTCTTTGGCCGACTGTTTGGAACTTCTTCAGGCCCTTCTTGGAGCAGGCCCTCACTACGACCTTAAAAAAGATTGATCTGTGTATAGCTGCCCTTGCTGCTTCTGAAGATTGGTCGCTTTGTCATTCTCCGATTGCTGGCCGTTCTTGGGGCAGTGCTTCGGTTAGCATGGTCGCATCGCACCAGAAGCTTTCGAACACTGCGCACAGGTTCCATACAATGATTCAG GAGCTTTGTGAAGATATTGGCTCTCTTGAGATCTTGCATTTATCTGAGCAAGCTCTGGAAGGCGTCCTGCAGTCATTTAATGCGTATGTGAGCTTGCTCGTAAATGCATTGCCTAGTTCCATGGACACTGAGAACTTGGAGGGCAGTGGAAGAAGAATAGTTGGAGTAGCAGAAACTGAAACTCAACAGGTAGCTTTGCTGGCAAATGCAGTGTTGCTGGCGGACGAGCTTCTCCCTCGCGCAACCATCAAGTTATGCTCCAGCATGACAGGTGATGACCCACAACAGGGGGGGTCTGACAGGAAAAACCGCCCTCCCGAGCAAAGAGAGGTGAAGAAAAGGCTCCAACGTTCAGTTGAACAACTGAGAGATAGTTTCTGCCGCCAGCATGCTCTGGAGCTCATAGTCACGGAGGACGGAGGCGTTCGTTTGAGTGCCGAGATGTATACAAGCATGGACGAAAGCAAGGAGGAGCCTGAATGGTTCCCATCTCTTGTATATCAG GAACTGTTTGCTAAGCTGACAAGACTAGGTAGTATTGCATCTGATGCATTTGTGGGGAGAGAAAGATTTGCAACTATTCTGTTGATGAGACTCACAGAGACTGTGATCTTATGGTTTTCTGAGGATCAAAACTTTTGGGAAGAAATCGAAGGAGCGCAGAGGCCGCTTGGCCCTCTGGGTCTTCAACAG TTCTATTTGGATATGGAATTTGTGATACTTTTTGCATCTCAAGGGCGCTACTTATCCCGGAATCTGCATCAAGTGATGAAGAACGTTATTGCCAGAGCTATTGAAGTAGTTCAGGCAAACAACATTGATCCATATAG T